In Prosthecochloris sp. GSB1, the following proteins share a genomic window:
- the mobAB gene encoding bifunctional molybdenum cofactor guanylyltransferase MobA/molybdopterin-guanine dinucleotide biosynthesis adaptor protein MobB, whose product MQTSRKFTFHPCEIAFCGLSGSGKTTLISRLVEEFRKRYLTGYYKHGCHRFDIDRQGKDSDTVRRSGAHTVMISDPENHAVIGTGNAGVFRTRASLLHLDMLLVEGLKELPLPKLLLVDEKQEILDLVDSGAVTNIIALAAPDPSALRETFGLPVFHRDAIDAISTFIEGFFRSDIENRPLNGLVLTGGKSRRMGRDKALITYHDENQLVRTAKLLLRHCSRVYISCRTDQTADYRGFGFPLVADAYLDIGPLGGLLSAQKLYPGAAWLTAACDLPFLDETLLAELVSSRNPFSFATAPKLESTGKPEPLCAIYEPKCRMPLLMRHAAENNSLRAFLEDNAVHYLSVRDPRVLDNINDPRAKLGAESRLSRK is encoded by the coding sequence ATGCAAACCTCGCGAAAATTCACCTTCCATCCCTGTGAAATAGCATTTTGCGGATTGTCCGGTTCGGGAAAAACGACACTGATCTCCCGGCTCGTAGAGGAATTTCGAAAACGGTATTTGACCGGATATTATAAACACGGATGCCATCGCTTCGACATCGACCGGCAGGGGAAGGACTCGGATACCGTCCGCCGCAGCGGCGCGCATACCGTCATGATTTCAGATCCAGAAAACCATGCGGTAATAGGAACGGGCAATGCGGGTGTTTTCCGGACGAGGGCCTCGCTTCTCCATCTCGACATGCTGCTGGTGGAAGGCCTGAAGGAACTCCCGCTTCCCAAGCTGCTGCTTGTCGACGAAAAACAGGAAATCCTCGACCTCGTTGACAGCGGCGCTGTGACAAACATCATCGCCCTTGCAGCCCCTGATCCTTCCGCCCTGCGGGAAACCTTCGGACTGCCTGTATTCCATAGGGATGCCATCGACGCCATTTCAACCTTCATCGAGGGGTTTTTCCGCTCGGACATCGAAAACCGCCCCTTGAACGGGCTCGTGCTCACAGGGGGAAAAAGCCGCCGGATGGGCCGCGACAAGGCGCTGATCACCTACCACGACGAAAACCAGCTCGTCCGAACGGCAAAACTGCTTCTCCGGCACTGCTCGCGGGTATACATCTCCTGCCGGACGGACCAGACAGCGGATTACCGCGGGTTCGGCTTTCCTCTCGTCGCCGACGCCTACCTCGACATCGGACCGCTCGGAGGCCTGCTTTCCGCCCAGAAACTGTATCCGGGCGCGGCCTGGCTGACAGCCGCCTGCGACCTTCCGTTCCTCGACGAAACGCTGCTCGCGGAACTTGTATCGAGTCGCAACCCGTTCTCTTTCGCGACCGCTCCGAAACTGGAATCGACCGGCAAACCCGAGCCGCTCTGCGCGATTTACGAACCCAAGTGCAGGATGCCGTTGCTTATGCGACATGCGGCTGAAAACAATTCGCTCAGGGCCTTTCTCGAAGACAACGCCGTTCATTACCTTTCAGTAAGGGATCCGCGGGTTCTCGACAACATCAACGACCCGCGTGCAAAGCTGGGGGCGGAAAGCAGGCTTTCGAGAAAGTAA
- a CDS encoding universal stress protein: MKILAALDFTVITETVVAATKKIAGESSATVLLLHVLAEESQGMEFHPTIEPHYHRPEKYYREADSSEEGDTVPLLHDKRLRELQDLADILRQAGIETAVSLVHGDPVATVLERAEREQSDLIVVGSHGHKTIHQFLKGSVCAGLVRQANVPVVIVPQKVSG, encoded by the coding sequence ATGAAAATACTTGCCGCTCTTGATTTTACCGTCATTACGGAAACCGTGGTCGCCGCCACAAAAAAAATAGCCGGCGAATCCTCGGCGACGGTCCTCCTGCTGCATGTCCTTGCCGAGGAAAGCCAGGGCATGGAATTTCACCCGACAATCGAACCGCACTATCACCGGCCTGAAAAGTATTACCGGGAAGCGGATTCGAGCGAGGAAGGCGACACCGTCCCTCTGCTGCACGACAAACGGCTCCGGGAACTGCAGGATCTCGCGGACATTCTCCGGCAAGCCGGCATCGAAACCGCTGTTTCGCTCGTACACGGCGATCCGGTCGCAACCGTGCTCGAAAGGGCTGAAAGGGAGCAAAGCGATCTCATCGTGGTCGGTTCGCACGGACACAAAACCATTCACCAGTTTCTCAAAGGCTCGGTCTGCGCAGGTCTTGTACGGCAGGCGAACGTCCCCGTGGTCATCGTTCCGCAAAAGGTTTCGGGCTGA
- the nqrF gene encoding NADH:ubiquinone reductase (Na(+)-transporting) subunit F → MLVALSAVIVFTAVVVLLVVMLNIAAGRLLPGGIVTITINDEQEKTLSVSPGRTLLSTLSDEKIFIPSACGGGGTCGMCKCRITEGGGQILPTELNHVSRAEAKQDVRLSCQVKVREDMRIFVPEEIFNIRQWECEVRSNRNVATFIKELVLELPENERLEFKAGGYVQIDIPRYEAIPFSGFDIGEEYRADWDKFNMWRLSGRNGEETFRAYSMANHPAEGNIVILNVRIATPPPDRWDVALPGVGSTYIFNLKQGDKVRISGPYGEFFIRDTGREMVYIGGGAGMAPMRSHLFHLFRTLKTGRKVSFWYGARSRKEMFYDEEFRRIAAEFPNFSYHVALSDPQPVDGWDGPTGFIHNVLYENYLKDHEEPEEIEYYMCGPPVMVSSVEKMLYDLGVEKEMISYDEFS, encoded by the coding sequence ATGCTTGTTGCTCTCTCGGCGGTGATAGTGTTTACGGCGGTTGTCGTTCTGCTTGTAGTGATGCTGAACATCGCAGCGGGCAGACTGCTTCCCGGCGGGATAGTGACGATCACCATCAACGATGAACAGGAAAAGACGCTCAGCGTCAGTCCGGGCAGGACGTTGCTGTCGACGCTTTCGGACGAAAAGATATTCATCCCTTCGGCATGCGGCGGCGGGGGCACCTGCGGCATGTGCAAATGTCGGATAACCGAAGGCGGGGGACAGATCCTTCCCACTGAACTGAATCATGTATCGAGGGCGGAGGCAAAGCAGGATGTCAGGCTTTCCTGCCAGGTGAAAGTGAGGGAGGACATGAGGATTTTTGTTCCGGAGGAGATCTTCAATATCCGTCAATGGGAGTGCGAGGTGCGTTCGAACCGTAACGTGGCCACCTTTATCAAGGAACTCGTGCTGGAATTGCCGGAAAACGAGCGACTGGAATTCAAGGCCGGCGGCTACGTCCAGATCGACATTCCCCGTTACGAGGCGATACCGTTCTCGGGTTTCGACATCGGGGAGGAATACCGCGCCGACTGGGACAAGTTCAACATGTGGCGGCTCAGCGGCCGTAACGGAGAAGAAACGTTCAGGGCCTATTCCATGGCAAACCATCCGGCGGAGGGCAACATCGTCATACTCAACGTCCGCATCGCGACGCCGCCTCCCGACAGGTGGGACGTCGCTCTTCCGGGCGTCGGATCGACCTATATCTTCAATCTCAAGCAGGGCGACAAGGTCCGGATTTCCGGACCATACGGCGAATTTTTCATTCGCGACACAGGCCGGGAAATGGTCTACATCGGCGGCGGAGCGGGGATGGCCCCGATGCGCTCCCACCTGTTTCATCTTTTCAGGACCCTGAAGACCGGCAGGAAGGTTTCCTTCTGGTACGGAGCGAGATCGAGGAAAGAGATGTTTTACGACGAGGAGTTTCGCCGGATAGCGGCCGAGTTTCCGAACTTCAGTTACCATGTCGCTCTTTCGGATCCCCAGCCGGTAGACGGCTGGGACGGTCCGACCGGTTTCATTCACAACGTGCTTTACGAAAATTACCTGAAGGACCACGAAGAGCCGGAGGAGATCGAGTACTACATGTGCGGCCCGCCGGTCATGGTTTCCTCGGTGGAGAAGATGCTCTACGACCTCGGAGTGGAGAAGGAGATGATTTCCTACGACGAATTCTCCTGA
- the nqrE gene encoding NADH:ubiquinone reductase (Na(+)-transporting) subunit E gives MEAFSHYLSLAVETIFIKNILLAYFLGMCSFLAISKKVETSIGLGFAVVFVNGITVPLNWMIHEYLLRPGALVWIGGAGMEAVDLSFLSFIVFIATIAAMVQLVEMVLDRVSPTLYQSLGIFLPLIAVNCAILGSSLFMVEREYDLMESAVFGASAGLGFFLAIVTLATIRYKLKYSNVPKGLRGLGIAMLITGLISMAYMSFSGINL, from the coding sequence ATGGAAGCTTTTTCGCACTATCTCAGTCTGGCGGTCGAGACGATCTTCATCAAGAACATCCTGCTGGCTTATTTTCTCGGGATGTGTTCGTTCCTCGCGATTTCGAAAAAAGTCGAAACCTCTATCGGACTCGGTTTCGCAGTCGTTTTCGTCAACGGCATCACCGTGCCGTTGAACTGGATGATCCACGAGTACCTGCTTCGGCCGGGGGCTCTCGTCTGGATTGGGGGCGCCGGAATGGAGGCAGTCGACCTGAGCTTTCTTTCGTTCATCGTCTTCATCGCGACCATCGCCGCTATGGTGCAACTAGTGGAGATGGTGCTCGACCGGGTGAGCCCCACACTGTACCAGTCACTTGGTATTTTTCTGCCGCTTATCGCCGTGAACTGTGCCATACTCGGTTCGTCGCTATTCATGGTTGAGCGTGAATACGACCTCATGGAGTCGGCTGTGTTCGGCGCGAGCGCCGGCCTGGGCTTCTTCCTCGCCATCGTGACCCTGGCGACGATACGTTACAAGCTTAAGTATTCCAACGTTCCGAAGGGGCTCCGCGGACTGGGCATCGCCATGCTTATCACAGGCCTGATATCGATGGCGTACATGTCTTTTTCCGGCATCAATCTCTAA
- a CDS encoding NADH:ubiquinone reductase (Na(+)-transporting) subunit D, whose protein sequence is MKGKNSFKALTAPLNAENPITRQVLGICSALAVTVKMDTALVMSGALIFVLVGSNTIVSAFRNLIPSRVRIIVMLTIIATLVIVIDQFLKAFLFDISKQLSIFVGLIITNCIVLGRAEAFALKNGVAQSAIDGLGNGLGYGLILMLVSAGRELLGNGSLLGYRVIPEFLYVEHGGWYVNNGLMLLAPGAFIILGLLIWLQRTLTGYTEE, encoded by the coding sequence ATGAAAGGAAAAAACAGTTTCAAGGCGCTTACCGCCCCGCTGAACGCTGAAAATCCGATCACCCGTCAGGTGCTTGGTATCTGCTCTGCGCTGGCGGTCACCGTGAAGATGGATACGGCTCTCGTTATGTCCGGCGCGCTCATTTTCGTGCTTGTCGGTTCGAACACCATCGTTTCGGCGTTTCGCAACCTGATACCGTCAAGGGTGCGGATCATCGTCATGCTGACCATCATTGCGACGCTGGTTATCGTTATCGACCAGTTTCTGAAAGCCTTTCTTTTCGATATCAGCAAGCAGTTGAGCATCTTCGTCGGACTGATTATCACCAATTGCATCGTGCTCGGCAGGGCCGAAGCGTTTGCCCTGAAGAACGGCGTGGCGCAGTCAGCGATCGACGGTCTCGGAAACGGTCTCGGTTACGGGCTCATCCTGATGCTCGTTTCGGCGGGAAGGGAGCTGCTGGGCAACGGTTCGCTTCTCGGTTACAGGGTGATTCCGGAGTTTCTCTATGTCGAGCACGGAGGATGGTACGTCAACAACGGCCTGATGCTGCTCGCGCCAGGGGCGTTTATCATCCTCGGTCTCCTGATCTGGCTGCAGAGAACGTTAACCGGCTATACGGAGGAATAG
- the nqrC gene encoding NADH:ubiquinone reductase (Na(+)-transporting) subunit C, with amino-acid sequence MHASNRYTYFFVIIMAVSSALMLSLLKIGFQERVAFNRAIDTKKNILKAVGVLDSAMGATEIEAFYSSNFSERTVRDSSGTERIYYVYGLSEEPRGYVFPVSGKGVWSTINGFIALESDRNTIRGITFHDHGETPGLGGEIEKDFFTRQFIGKKIFREGELVSVTIAKGMSQQKDDYTVDGISGASLTTNGINRFLRKDLMNYLPLLRQ; translated from the coding sequence ATGCACGCCAGTAACCGCTATACATATTTTTTCGTCATCATCATGGCCGTTTCGAGCGCGCTGATGCTTTCGCTCCTCAAGATCGGTTTTCAGGAGCGTGTCGCGTTCAACAGGGCGATCGATACGAAAAAAAACATTCTGAAGGCTGTCGGAGTGCTTGATTCGGCGATGGGCGCGACTGAGATCGAGGCGTTCTATTCCTCGAATTTTTCTGAACGGACGGTGCGGGATTCGTCCGGGACGGAGCGCATCTATTACGTTTACGGTTTATCCGAGGAGCCCAGGGGCTACGTGTTTCCTGTGTCAGGCAAGGGCGTCTGGTCGACGATCAACGGTTTCATCGCTCTCGAGTCCGACCGCAATACCATACGGGGGATAACCTTTCATGATCACGGAGAAACACCGGGGCTCGGCGGCGAGATAGAGAAGGATTTTTTCACCAGGCAGTTCATCGGCAAGAAGATTTTCCGCGAAGGCGAGCTGGTTTCCGTCACCATTGCAAAGGGAATGTCGCAGCAGAAGGACGATTACACCGTCGACGGTATCAGCGGTGCGTCGTTGACGACGAACGGCATCAACCGGTTTCTGCGAAAGGATCTGATGAACTACCTTCCGCTCCTGCGGCAATAG
- a CDS encoding NADH:ubiquinone reductase (Na(+)-transporting) subunit B codes for MKGLRGFLDRIEPHFSEGGRFARLAPVYEMVDTIFYAPGTATTTAPHVRDSIDMKRSMFTVIVALMPALLFGVYNTGYQAAPDAGFALNMLAGVQALLPLLLVSYLVGGLWELLFAIVRKHEINEGFLVTGLLLPMTLPPDIPLWMVAAGISFAVVIGKEVTGGTGYNIFNPALVGRAFIFFAYPGEMSGDAVWFLGDSVTAATPLAVASAVQGADAAELVSSAGYSLLDMSLGLVPGPLAGTSAIAALLGALVLAFSGIGNWRIMAGGLAGMVFAALLCNAMAPFSQNSMLSLSPLHHLVMGGFAFGIVFMATDPVSASQTDRGRWIYGMLIGVLIVLIRVLNQAFVEGVMLAILLGNAFAPMIDYFVLRRNIARRKKAYARQ; via the coding sequence ATGAAGGGACTGCGAGGATTTCTCGACAGGATCGAGCCGCATTTCAGCGAAGGAGGCCGTTTCGCGAGGCTGGCTCCCGTTTACGAGATGGTTGATACGATTTTCTACGCGCCGGGAACGGCGACGACTACCGCTCCGCACGTCAGGGACTCGATCGACATGAAACGATCGATGTTCACGGTGATTGTCGCCCTTATGCCCGCCCTGCTCTTCGGCGTATACAATACCGGCTACCAGGCGGCTCCCGATGCCGGTTTTGCTCTGAACATGCTCGCCGGGGTGCAGGCCTTGCTGCCACTTCTTCTGGTTTCCTATCTGGTCGGCGGTCTCTGGGAGTTGTTGTTTGCAATCGTGCGCAAGCACGAGATCAATGAAGGATTTCTCGTCACCGGCTTGTTGCTTCCGATGACCCTTCCCCCCGACATTCCGCTATGGATGGTCGCGGCGGGCATATCCTTCGCCGTGGTTATCGGCAAGGAGGTCACCGGCGGCACCGGTTACAATATTTTCAATCCAGCGCTTGTCGGGCGCGCGTTCATCTTTTTCGCCTACCCTGGCGAAATGTCCGGCGACGCAGTCTGGTTTCTCGGGGATTCAGTGACCGCGGCGACGCCGCTGGCCGTTGCTTCGGCTGTGCAGGGCGCTGACGCAGCAGAGCTTGTTTCTTCTGCCGGATACTCCTTGCTCGATATGTCTCTGGGGCTGGTTCCCGGTCCTCTTGCCGGCACGTCGGCCATCGCGGCTCTTCTGGGAGCGTTGGTGCTTGCTTTTTCAGGAATAGGGAACTGGAGAATCATGGCGGGCGGACTGGCGGGTATGGTATTCGCCGCATTGCTATGCAATGCAATGGCGCCGTTTTCGCAGAACAGCATGCTTTCGCTCTCGCCGCTTCACCATCTTGTCATGGGCGGCTTTGCGTTCGGGATCGTGTTCATGGCGACCGATCCGGTCAGCGCATCCCAGACAGACAGGGGCCGCTGGATCTACGGGATGCTCATCGGCGTGTTGATTGTGCTGATACGAGTTCTGAACCAGGCGTTTGTCGAGGGCGTCATGCTCGCCATTCTTCTCGGAAACGCCTTTGCTCCTATGATCGACTACTTTGTTCTTCGTCGCAATATCGCAAGAAGAAAGAAAGCATATGCACGCCAGTAA
- a CDS encoding Na(+)-translocating NADH-quinone reductase subunit A, giving the protein MDVIRLRKGHDIVLPGKPEKRLEVVGRPLRLKVRPSDFRGIRPRLLVRKGQHVSVGSPLFCSKDNPELTVASPGSGRVAEVVLGERRIIEEIVIELDRSEAFEQFEAFGQDALGSLSRERIREQLLRSGMWPVIRQRPFSSVADPASEPKAVFVSAMPTMPFAPETDYILSCDPSGLQAGLTLLAKLVGRPVHLVISAEASDSPLTEAKDTVVHRFSGPHPAGNVGIHIHHIAPVRGRGDIVWYVSLQDVMRIGRFFLQGRFPTGKIITVGGEPFEKKQYMSVRHGMMLGDILRGNAVASGARLISGDVLTGRAAGPEEPLGFYHEIVSAVAEKKGRDFFGWLSPGLRKYSASKLFLSRLNGNAKARLDTGVNGSRRVMIPFGNIESVLPMDIEPAWLIRMIIARDIDEMEKLGIYECDPEDFALCSFVDASKMEIAEIVREGLDFIEKNG; this is encoded by the coding sequence ATGGACGTCATCCGACTAAGAAAAGGTCATGATATCGTTCTCCCCGGCAAGCCGGAGAAGCGCCTGGAAGTTGTCGGCCGGCCCTTGCGTCTGAAGGTTCGCCCTTCGGATTTTCGGGGCATCAGGCCGAGGTTGCTGGTCAGGAAGGGCCAGCATGTCAGTGTGGGCAGCCCGCTTTTTTGCAGCAAGGACAACCCGGAACTGACGGTCGCCTCGCCGGGGAGCGGGAGGGTCGCCGAGGTAGTGCTCGGCGAGCGACGGATTATCGAGGAAATTGTGATCGAACTCGACAGGTCGGAGGCGTTCGAGCAGTTCGAGGCTTTCGGCCAGGATGCGCTCGGGTCGCTTTCCCGTGAGCGAATCAGGGAGCAATTGTTGCGTTCGGGAATGTGGCCGGTCATTCGGCAGCGTCCATTCTCTTCGGTTGCCGATCCGGCATCGGAGCCGAAAGCGGTGTTCGTATCGGCCATGCCCACCATGCCGTTCGCTCCCGAGACTGACTATATCCTTTCATGCGATCCGTCCGGACTCCAGGCCGGACTCACCCTGCTTGCGAAGCTCGTGGGCCGGCCCGTGCATCTCGTCATTTCCGCCGAAGCTTCCGATTCCCCGCTCACGGAGGCGAAGGACACGGTTGTTCACCGTTTCAGCGGACCGCATCCGGCAGGCAACGTCGGTATTCACATTCATCATATCGCACCTGTCAGGGGGCGCGGGGATATCGTCTGGTACGTTTCACTACAGGATGTGATGAGGATCGGCAGGTTTTTTCTACAGGGGCGTTTTCCGACGGGAAAGATCATCACCGTCGGCGGGGAGCCGTTCGAAAAAAAGCAATACATGAGCGTTCGTCACGGCATGATGCTCGGCGATATCCTCCGTGGCAACGCCGTCGCCTCGGGCGCGAGGCTCATCTCCGGCGACGTGCTTACCGGACGGGCGGCAGGGCCTGAAGAGCCGCTGGGGTTTTACCATGAGATCGTCTCGGCCGTCGCTGAGAAAAAAGGCCGGGATTTTTTCGGATGGCTTTCGCCGGGGCTCAGGAAATATTCGGCTTCGAAGCTTTTTCTCTCAAGGCTGAACGGGAATGCGAAGGCAAGGCTCGATACGGGCGTGAACGGCAGCAGGAGGGTGATGATCCCTTTTGGCAATATCGAGTCCGTGCTGCCCATGGATATCGAGCCCGCGTGGCTGATCAGGATGATCATCGCCAGGGACATCGATGAAATGGAAAAGCTGGGTATCTATGAATGCGATCCCGAGGATTTCGCCCTGTGCTCTTTTGTCGACGCCTCGAAAATGGAAATCGCGGAGATTGTCCGCGAAGGTCTCGATTTCATTGAAAAGAACGGATAA